One region of Endozoicomonas sp. Mp262 genomic DNA includes:
- a CDS encoding ATP-binding protein, which yields MSQKIKQQPHSKVKIEWSGVVFLLLYEISGIETNLSGLMGPTVAHEIVSTFLPLDRTKGYVTRDLHFLETRLEAYQSKLTGLAAEFDSLRRYHRDTLNSIPLGVCAVGNEDVLLWNHAMAEMTGVKSADVLGLPLTRLPEPWRTLMNEFLVSDIHYLKKYCLEYGGETRCFNLHKATIEAPVSGAAGSQVMLLEDMTDHQMLEEQLAHSERLASIGQLAAGVAHEIGNPITGIDCLAQELKVLSSDSDVKQAAKQILDQTKRVSDIVQMLVSYAHQGPSLQESAQQKQVELYTCVHKAIGLLKLNRKNDRIIFRNECSRNHVVLGNGQKLQQVFINLLSNAADASEDYGLITIKSLQTHHDVTIMVEDRGYGIPKEIQEKLFDPFFTTKEAGKGTGLGLAVVWNIIEEHCGSIRVVSPTHQESLSGSCFIISLPRYEPVKAELKRGFEFKGESV from the coding sequence TTGTCACAGAAAATAAAGCAGCAGCCCCACAGCAAAGTCAAAATTGAGTGGTCTGGGGTGGTGTTTCTGCTGCTTTATGAAATATCCGGGATAGAAACCAACCTGTCAGGTCTTATGGGCCCAACAGTGGCCCATGAGATCGTCAGTACTTTTTTACCCCTGGATCGTACGAAAGGTTATGTCACCCGGGATTTGCACTTTTTGGAAACCCGGCTTGAAGCCTATCAATCCAAGCTGACAGGTCTTGCGGCGGAGTTTGATAGCCTCAGGCGCTATCACCGGGATACATTGAACAGTATTCCCCTTGGGGTTTGTGCTGTGGGTAATGAAGATGTGCTGCTCTGGAATCACGCCATGGCTGAAATGACCGGGGTGAAATCAGCTGATGTTCTGGGCTTACCCCTTACCCGGCTGCCGGAGCCATGGCGCACACTAATGAATGAGTTTCTGGTCAGTGATATCCATTATTTAAAAAAATACTGCCTGGAATATGGGGGGGAAACCCGCTGTTTTAATCTGCATAAAGCCACCATTGAAGCTCCGGTGTCAGGCGCGGCTGGCAGTCAGGTGATGTTATTGGAAGATATGACAGATCACCAGATGCTTGAAGAGCAATTGGCACATAGCGAAAGACTGGCGTCCATTGGCCAGCTTGCGGCAGGTGTCGCCCACGAGATAGGAAATCCTATTACAGGCATTGATTGTCTTGCCCAGGAGTTAAAGGTGCTTTCTTCTGACAGTGATGTGAAGCAGGCCGCCAAACAAATACTTGACCAGACCAAGCGGGTCAGTGATATCGTGCAAATGCTGGTGAGTTACGCTCACCAGGGGCCCAGCCTGCAAGAGTCAGCCCAGCAGAAACAGGTTGAGTTATACACCTGTGTCCATAAAGCGATTGGCCTGCTAAAACTCAACAGGAAAAATGATCGCATTATTTTTCGAAATGAATGTAGCCGAAATCATGTGGTTTTAGGTAATGGTCAAAAGCTGCAACAGGTATTTATTAATCTGTTAAGTAATGCCGCCGATGCTTCTGAGGATTATGGTTTAATTACAATTAAGTCTCTTCAGACACATCATGATGTTACTATCATGGTAGAAGACAGAGGATATGGAATTCCCAAAGAGATACAGGAAAAATTATTTGATCCGTTCTTTACAACTAAGGAAGCAGGTAAAGGCACTGGCTTAGGGCTTGCTGTGGTCTGGAATATTATCGAAGAACACTGTGGCTCAATTCGTGTGGTAAGTCCGACCCATCAGGAAAGCCTCAGTGGTTCCTGCTTTATTATATCCCTGCCGAGGTATGAGCCTGTGAAGGCCGAGCTTAAGCGGGGCTTTGAGTTTAAGGGGGAATCTGTATGA